One window of Mesorhizobium loti R88b genomic DNA carries:
- the carA gene encoding glutamine-hydrolyzing carbamoyl-phosphate synthase small subunit encodes MAEMTPAWATEKPTALLVLADGTVIEGRGLGATGSAVAEVCFNTALTGYQEILTDPSYAGQIVTFTFPHIGNIGTNGEDIEDLNPAARAGAVGAVFKADVTNPSNYRAVGGLDEWLKKRGIVALSGIDTRALTALIREKGMPNAVIAHAPDGVFDLDDLKQRAAAWSGLIGLDLAKEVTSGQSSVWRETPWVWNEGFGEQAEPSMHVVAIDYGVKRNILRLLAGLGAKVTVVPASTGSEEILAMQPDGIFLSNGPGDPEATGDYAVPVIKDLLKTDIPVFGICLGHQMLALALGGRTAKMHQGHHGANHPVKDHTTGKVEIVSMNHGFAVDADSLPEGVEETHVSLFDGSNCGIALTGRPVFSVQHHPEASPGPQDSHYLFRRFVNLIREKRGEELLAERA; translated from the coding sequence ATGGCCGAGATGACGCCCGCCTGGGCAACCGAAAAGCCGACCGCCCTGCTGGTGCTGGCCGACGGCACCGTCATCGAGGGTCGCGGCCTGGGCGCCACCGGTTCCGCCGTTGCCGAAGTCTGCTTCAACACCGCGCTCACCGGCTACCAGGAGATCCTCACCGACCCGTCCTATGCCGGCCAGATCGTCACCTTCACCTTCCCGCATATCGGCAACATCGGCACCAATGGCGAGGACATCGAAGACCTCAACCCGGCCGCACGCGCCGGCGCTGTCGGTGCCGTGTTCAAGGCCGACGTCACCAACCCGTCCAACTACCGTGCCGTCGGTGGTCTCGACGAGTGGCTGAAGAAGCGCGGCATTGTTGCGCTGTCAGGCATCGACACCCGCGCGCTCACCGCGCTGATCCGCGAAAAGGGCATGCCCAACGCCGTCATCGCGCATGCGCCCGATGGCGTCTTCGACCTCGACGATTTGAAGCAGCGCGCCGCCGCATGGTCGGGCCTGATCGGGCTTGATCTCGCCAAGGAAGTCACCTCGGGCCAGTCCTCGGTCTGGCGCGAGACGCCCTGGGTCTGGAACGAAGGCTTTGGCGAACAGGCCGAGCCCTCCATGCACGTCGTGGCAATAGACTACGGCGTCAAGCGCAACATCTTGCGCCTGCTTGCCGGTCTCGGCGCCAAGGTCACCGTGGTGCCAGCCAGCACCGGTTCGGAAGAGATCCTCGCCATGCAGCCCGACGGCATCTTCCTCTCCAACGGCCCGGGCGATCCGGAAGCCACCGGCGACTATGCCGTGCCGGTCATCAAGGATTTGCTGAAGACCGACATTCCGGTGTTCGGCATCTGCCTTGGCCACCAGATGCTGGCGCTGGCGCTGGGCGGCAGGACGGCCAAGATGCACCAGGGCCATCACGGCGCCAACCATCCGGTCAAGGACCACACCACCGGCAAGGTCGAGATCGTCTCGATGAACCACGGCTTTGCCGTCGATGCCGACTCGCTGCCCGAAGGCGTCGAGGAAACCCATGTCTCGCTGTTTGATGGCTCGAATTGCGGCATCGCGCTCACCGGCCGCCCGGTTTTCTCGGTCCAGCACCACCCCGAAGCCTCGCCCGGCCCGCAGGACTCGCACTATCTGTTCCGCCGTTTCGTCAATTTGATCCGTGAAAAGCGCGGCGAGGAATTGCTGGCCGAACGGGCCTGA
- a CDS encoding aldo/keto reductase: MSHDSRIALTKDGVSLSRLVFGAWRLLDGGVRPDADQVARLIGSAVDLGLTSFDHADIYGNYEVEAAFGAGLSRWKGRREDIELISKCDIMLASANRPQNRLKHYDTSAAHIATSVERSLTNLHTDYLDLLLLHRPDPLMDADETATALAGLVKAGKVRAVGVSNFTPSQFDLLASRLPFPLAANQIEMSVLKTSALTDGSLDHAQRLAYPPMIWSPLGGGSLFTGKESREARVRAALAAVAAEIGAGDLATVAIAWLLRHPARLVPVLGSMKPERLAAMVKALDIVLDRQQWFAILEASEGRPVA; encoded by the coding sequence ATGAGCCATGACAGCCGCATCGCGCTGACCAAGGACGGGGTATCGCTGTCGCGGCTGGTCTTCGGCGCCTGGCGCCTGCTAGACGGCGGCGTCCGCCCGGATGCCGATCAGGTCGCACGGCTGATCGGCAGCGCCGTCGACCTCGGCCTGACCAGCTTCGACCATGCCGACATCTACGGGAATTACGAGGTGGAGGCAGCGTTCGGCGCCGGGCTGTCGCGCTGGAAAGGCAGGCGCGAAGACATCGAGCTGATCTCGAAATGCGACATCATGCTGGCCTCGGCCAACCGGCCGCAGAACCGGCTGAAGCATTATGACACCAGCGCCGCCCATATCGCGACCTCGGTCGAGCGTTCGCTGACCAATCTTCACACCGACTATCTCGACCTATTGCTGCTGCACCGGCCCGATCCGCTGATGGACGCCGACGAAACGGCGACGGCATTGGCCGGCCTAGTCAAGGCGGGCAAGGTCAGAGCGGTCGGCGTTTCCAATTTCACGCCGTCGCAGTTCGATCTCCTGGCGTCGCGGCTGCCGTTCCCGCTCGCCGCCAACCAGATCGAGATGTCGGTGCTGAAGACGTCCGCATTGACCGACGGCAGCCTCGACCATGCGCAGCGTCTGGCCTATCCACCAATGATCTGGTCGCCGCTCGGCGGCGGCTCGCTGTTCACCGGCAAGGAAAGCCGGGAAGCAAGGGTGCGGGCAGCGCTCGCGGCGGTGGCCGCCGAAATCGGTGCCGGCGATCTCGCCACCGTCGCCATCGCCTGGCTGCTGCGTCATCCGGCCCGGCTGGTGCCGGTGCTGGGTTCGATGAAGCCCGAGCGACTGGCGGCCATGGTCAAGGCGCTCGACATCGTGCTCGACCGCCAGCAATGGTTTGCCATACTGGAGGCCAGCGAAGGCCGGCCTGTCGCGTAA
- a CDS encoding dihydrofolate reductase family protein translates to MRKIIAATFVSLDGVMQAPGGPEEDPVGGFAFGGWTFHYFDEVAGKAMEDLFSKPFDLLLGRRTYDIFAAYWPYQKDPIADAFNPATKYVATHRPDSLTWQNTQSLGPDIVATLRRLSQEDGPDLLIQGSSKLIQTLLANGLIDEIRLMIFPLLLGKGKRLFGDEAVPAAFKLVKSQASSTGVIMATYERGGEIKVGSFASQAPSDAEIERRKNWK, encoded by the coding sequence ATGAGAAAGATCATCGCCGCGACCTTCGTCAGCCTCGACGGCGTCATGCAGGCGCCGGGCGGACCGGAAGAGGATCCGGTCGGCGGCTTCGCATTCGGCGGCTGGACCTTCCATTACTTCGACGAGGTGGCGGGAAAGGCCATGGAAGACCTGTTCTCCAAACCCTTCGACCTGCTGCTCGGCCGCAGAACCTACGACATCTTCGCCGCGTACTGGCCGTATCAGAAAGATCCGATCGCGGATGCCTTCAACCCCGCGACCAAATATGTAGCGACGCACCGGCCTGACAGCCTAACTTGGCAGAACACGCAATCGCTTGGACCCGATATCGTCGCGACGTTGCGCCGGCTCAGCCAAGAGGATGGACCTGACCTGCTTATCCAGGGTTCGAGCAAGCTGATCCAGACCTTGCTGGCCAACGGGCTGATTGACGAGATCCGGCTGATGATCTTCCCGCTGCTGCTGGGCAAGGGCAAGCGGCTGTTCGGCGACGAGGCTGTGCCGGCCGCCTTCAAGCTCGTCAAATCGCAGGCCTCCAGCACCGGTGTCATCATGGCGACCTATGAACGCGGCGGCGAGATCAAGGTCGGATCGTTCGCTTCGCAGGCGCCGTCGGATGCCGAGATCGAGCGGCGGAAGAACTGGAAATAG
- a CDS encoding protein-L-isoaspartate O-methyltransferase family protein: protein MSNIEDIRKFYARLMAANAASSDPRLEEVFASVPRETFLGPGPWTIVAGNGKITTPSADPAHIYQNVLVALDADKGINNGEPFLHAMWIGKLAPRPGETVTHIGAGTGYYTALLARLVSPGGSVTAFELDDRLAELARNNLEAYPNATVVHGDAVTTPLPPSDIIYVNAGVVAPPATWLKALRPGGRMIFPWRPAERVPLAMLVTRTAKGFACDPFMRAWFIPCFGASLADLAAKIPTREQATRSRSIWLTSDKAPDRTATAIFGDVWFSSRNIQTSGKH, encoded by the coding sequence ATGAGCAACATCGAAGACATCAGGAAATTCTACGCACGGCTGATGGCGGCCAATGCAGCCTCATCCGATCCACGCCTGGAAGAGGTGTTCGCCAGCGTCCCGCGCGAGACCTTTCTCGGCCCCGGGCCGTGGACGATCGTTGCCGGCAACGGCAAGATCACGACGCCGAGCGCCGATCCGGCCCATATCTACCAGAACGTGCTGGTGGCGCTCGATGCCGACAAGGGCATCAACAATGGCGAGCCGTTCCTGCACGCCATGTGGATCGGGAAACTGGCGCCGAGGCCCGGCGAGACCGTCACCCATATCGGCGCCGGCACCGGCTATTACACAGCCCTGCTGGCCAGGCTGGTTTCGCCTGGCGGCAGCGTCACCGCCTTCGAGCTGGACGACAGACTGGCCGAGTTGGCGCGCAACAATCTCGAAGCCTATCCAAACGCGACCGTCGTCCATGGCGATGCCGTGACCACGCCCTTGCCGCCATCCGACATCATCTATGTCAATGCCGGCGTCGTCGCCCCTCCGGCCACATGGCTGAAGGCGCTGCGTCCCGGCGGCCGGATGATCTTCCCCTGGCGCCCGGCTGAGCGCGTCCCGCTGGCGATGCTGGTGACCCGCACAGCAAAGGGCTTTGCCTGCGATCCGTTCATGCGCGCCTGGTTCATCCCATGCTTCGGCGCCTCGCTTGCGGACCTTGCGGCGAAGATCCCGACACGCGAGCAGGCCACGCGCAGCCGCTCGATCTGGCTGACGAGCGACAAGGCGCCGGACCGCACTGCCACCGCCATCTTTGGTGATGTGTGGTTTTCGTCACGCAACATCCAGACCAGCGGCAAACACTGA
- a CDS encoding TetR/AcrR family transcriptional regulator, with protein sequence MPTDRRTRKRLVTRQAISDAATRLFIARGFDDVTVDEIAEAADVGRMTVFNHFPRKEDMFFDRDEEGREKLLEALQERDANVAPIEAIRRLAHRVATEEQPYIRFFPGSRNFVETIEKSPTLIARARAIRDELAQFVAVALAESVGREPTDPDAHLAANLVLATWTVAFIQAHRVYRESQDAEKAKSTFLAVIDRGTRGQEAAMAGTPYAHASLS encoded by the coding sequence ATGCCGACCGATCGTCGAACCCGTAAGCGTCTCGTCACACGACAGGCCATCTCCGACGCCGCCACCCGTCTGTTCATTGCGCGCGGCTTCGATGACGTGACGGTGGACGAGATCGCCGAGGCCGCCGATGTCGGCCGGATGACGGTGTTCAATCATTTTCCCCGCAAGGAGGACATGTTCTTCGACCGTGACGAAGAGGGTCGCGAGAAACTTCTCGAGGCCTTGCAGGAGCGCGATGCAAATGTCGCTCCAATCGAAGCGATACGTCGGCTCGCTCATCGGGTCGCTACGGAAGAGCAGCCTTACATACGCTTCTTCCCGGGCAGCCGGAACTTCGTGGAGACGATTGAGAAAAGCCCAACCCTGATTGCCCGGGCGCGGGCAATACGCGACGAACTCGCACAGTTCGTCGCGGTGGCACTCGCCGAAAGCGTCGGCAGAGAGCCGACCGATCCGGACGCGCATCTGGCCGCCAATCTAGTCCTGGCAACATGGACCGTGGCTTTCATCCAGGCGCATCGGGTCTATCGGGAAAGCCAGGATGCCGAGAAGGCGAAATCCACCTTTCTCGCGGTGATCGACCGGGGAACAAGAGGCCAGGAAGCAGCCATGGCGGGCACGCCGTACGCCCATGCGAGTTTGTCCTGA
- a CDS encoding GatB/YqeY domain-containing protein: protein MMRAKIAESLKSAMKAQDKHRLPTLRLIQAAIHDRDIANRGSAKEPASDEEILQILAKMVKQREESAKAFEDGKRPELAAQERGEMEIIRGFLPTQLDDAAIAAAAREAIAETGAASQKDMGKVIAALKQKYAGQMDFGKASGIVKGLLQ, encoded by the coding sequence ATGATGCGCGCGAAAATCGCCGAATCCCTGAAGAGCGCGATGAAGGCGCAGGACAAGCACCGGCTGCCGACATTGCGGCTGATCCAGGCCGCCATCCATGACCGCGACATCGCCAATCGCGGTTCGGCCAAGGAGCCGGCCAGCGACGAGGAGATCCTGCAGATACTGGCCAAGATGGTGAAGCAGCGCGAGGAATCAGCCAAGGCATTCGAAGACGGCAAGCGGCCGGAACTGGCGGCGCAGGAGCGTGGCGAGATGGAGATCATCCGCGGTTTCCTGCCGACGCAGTTGGACGATGCGGCCATCGCCGCGGCAGCGCGCGAGGCGATCGCCGAGACCGGTGCCGCCAGCCAGAAGGACATGGGCAAGGTGATAGCCGCTCTGAAGCAGAAATATGCCGGCCAGATGGATTTCGGCAAGGCAAGCGGTATCGTCAAGGGTCTGTTGCAGTAG
- the ypfJ gene encoding KPN_02809 family neutral zinc metallopeptidase codes for MLWRGRRQSDNIEDDRSDSGGGGIGGGGGGFQLPIGGRTGGGGSIILVILVVIAGWYFGFDPSAILGGGDGSLLPGGGGQVTDNGGGQDSGAGAPANDEMKQFVATVLAETEDTWTGIFKSQGLTYENPKLVLFSGQIRSACGSASSSAGPFYCPGDHKVYLDMTFFQQLDQQFGASGEFARAYVIAHEVGHHVQNLTGIMGKFNQMRQGMSEADANQLSVRIELQADCFAGVWAHFTAQKGILEQGDFESALNAAKQIGDDTLQKKMQGYVVPESFNHGTSQQRQTWLARGYKSGKLADCNTMTGPL; via the coding sequence ATGCTCTGGAGAGGCCGTCGTCAGAGTGACAATATCGAGGACGACCGCAGCGACAGCGGTGGCGGCGGTATCGGCGGCGGTGGTGGCGGGTTCCAGCTCCCGATCGGCGGCCGCACCGGTGGCGGCGGCAGCATTATCCTGGTCATCCTGGTGGTGATCGCCGGATGGTATTTCGGCTTCGATCCCTCGGCGATCCTGGGCGGTGGCGATGGCAGTCTGCTGCCGGGCGGTGGCGGCCAGGTCACCGACAACGGCGGCGGCCAGGACAGCGGCGCGGGTGCGCCCGCCAATGACGAGATGAAGCAGTTCGTGGCGACCGTTTTGGCCGAGACCGAGGACACCTGGACCGGCATTTTCAAGTCGCAAGGCCTGACCTATGAGAACCCGAAGCTGGTGCTGTTCAGTGGGCAAATCCGCTCTGCGTGCGGTTCTGCTTCCTCGTCGGCCGGACCTTTCTATTGTCCGGGCGACCACAAGGTCTATCTCGACATGACCTTCTTCCAGCAGCTCGACCAGCAGTTCGGCGCCTCGGGCGAGTTCGCACGGGCCTATGTGATCGCGCATGAGGTCGGCCATCACGTGCAGAACCTCACCGGCATCATGGGCAAGTTCAACCAGATGCGGCAAGGCATGAGCGAAGCCGATGCCAACCAGCTGTCGGTGCGCATCGAGCTGCAGGCTGACTGCTTCGCCGGCGTGTGGGCGCATTTCACCGCCCAGAAGGGCATATTGGAACAGGGCGATTTCGAAAGCGCGCTGAATGCCGCCAAGCAGATCGGCGACGACACGCTGCAGAAGAAGATGCAAGGCTATGTCGTGCCGGAAAGTTTCAACCATGGCACGTCGCAACAGCGCCAGACCTGGCTGGCGCGCGGCTACAAAAGTGGCAAGCTGGCGGACTGCAACACGATGACCGGCCCGCTCTAG
- a CDS encoding glycosyltransferase family 2 protein, producing MFRREGLTGLRKSWKRAIPRAKLAIVLEDGTIVDCNDYTGWLARYAGIDTSKRARIASRIAQMERRPTISIVMPVYNANIGWLREAIESVRAQLYENWELCIADDCSTEPLVKQTLQEYAGIDDRIRVVYRDKNGHISQASNSAIELVAGAWIALLDQDDLLTEDALYYVAEAIAANPRAGLIYSDEDKIDEQGNRFSPHFKSDWNPELFLSYNIISHLGVYSAALVRQVGGFRRGYEGSQDHDLALRIVEGIEPSQIVHIPRVLYNWRAHSGSTAASGDNKSYAAIAGQRAIRDHLKRKGVDGDVELSPFGPYRVRYNLPKELPLVSLIIPTRNDLKLVRTCVESILSTTAYPRYEIIVVDNKSDDPGTRDYLEKMGKTASVRIIRDEGPFNHSAINNRAVAAARGSIIGLISNDIKATSADWLEDMVSMVLQTGIGAVGARLWSANNRLQHGGIILGIGGLANHSHLGLRNGRPGYMGRVQIRQSLSAVTGACLIVRKSVFDEVGGLDEGVEAAFSDIDFCMRVREAGYRNVWTPFSDLYRQGSRLAGLKGRPDKTAGRHEQMVLMRERWGKFLMADPAYSPNLTLERTDFSLSWPPRVQEPWE from the coding sequence GTGTTTAGAAGAGAGGGCCTGACCGGTCTCAGGAAAAGCTGGAAACGCGCAATACCGCGCGCCAAGCTGGCAATAGTTCTTGAAGACGGCACCATCGTCGATTGCAACGACTATACCGGCTGGCTGGCCCGTTATGCCGGGATCGACACCTCGAAGCGCGCGCGAATTGCTTCTCGGATCGCCCAGATGGAACGGCGGCCGACAATCTCGATCGTCATGCCGGTTTACAATGCGAACATCGGATGGCTGCGCGAGGCCATCGAATCCGTTCGTGCGCAACTCTACGAGAATTGGGAACTCTGCATCGCGGATGACTGTTCGACAGAGCCTCTGGTGAAGCAGACGCTTCAGGAATACGCTGGGATCGATGATCGGATCAGGGTTGTCTACCGAGACAAGAACGGCCACATCTCGCAAGCATCCAACTCGGCGATAGAACTTGTTGCGGGGGCGTGGATCGCGCTCCTGGATCAAGACGATCTCCTGACGGAAGACGCGCTCTATTACGTCGCGGAGGCGATAGCCGCAAATCCGCGTGCCGGATTGATCTATTCCGACGAGGACAAGATCGACGAGCAGGGCAACCGCTTTTCGCCGCACTTCAAATCGGACTGGAACCCGGAGCTTTTCCTTTCCTACAACATAATCAGCCATCTCGGCGTCTATTCGGCAGCGTTGGTCAGGCAGGTCGGCGGCTTTCGCCGGGGGTATGAAGGGTCTCAGGACCATGATCTGGCGCTGCGCATTGTCGAGGGGATTGAACCCTCGCAGATCGTCCATATTCCGCGCGTGCTGTACAATTGGCGGGCTCATTCCGGCAGCACCGCGGCGTCCGGTGACAACAAGAGCTATGCGGCGATAGCCGGCCAAAGAGCAATTCGGGATCATCTCAAACGCAAAGGCGTGGACGGCGACGTTGAACTATCGCCCTTTGGCCCATACCGGGTTCGCTATAACCTGCCGAAAGAATTGCCGCTCGTCAGTCTGATCATACCAACCCGCAACGATCTGAAGCTGGTCAGGACGTGCGTCGAAAGCATCCTGTCGACGACGGCATATCCACGCTACGAAATCATCGTCGTCGACAACAAATCCGACGATCCGGGCACACGCGATTATCTCGAGAAGATGGGAAAGACGGCGAGCGTCCGTATCATCCGCGACGAGGGCCCGTTCAACCATTCAGCGATCAACAACCGCGCCGTGGCGGCCGCGCGCGGCTCGATCATCGGTTTGATCAGCAATGACATCAAAGCCACTTCCGCCGACTGGCTGGAAGACATGGTCAGCATGGTGCTTCAAACCGGCATAGGAGCCGTTGGAGCAAGGCTTTGGTCTGCAAACAACAGGCTCCAGCATGGCGGAATCATTCTCGGCATTGGCGGCCTGGCCAATCATTCGCATCTCGGTTTGCGGAACGGGCGACCCGGATATATGGGGCGGGTTCAAATCAGGCAGTCATTGAGCGCGGTGACTGGCGCCTGCCTGATCGTGCGAAAAAGCGTTTTCGATGAGGTCGGCGGTCTGGATGAAGGGGTCGAGGCCGCATTCAGCGATATCGACTTCTGCATGAGAGTTCGAGAAGCCGGCTACCGCAACGTATGGACGCCATTCTCGGACCTTTACCGACAGGGGTCGAGGCTGGCTGGTCTCAAGGGAAGGCCAGACAAGACTGCCGGCCGCCACGAGCAGATGGTCCTGATGAGGGAACGCTGGGGAAAGTTCCTCATGGCAGATCCGGCCTACAGTCCCAACCTCACCCTGGAGCGGACCGATTTTTCGCTGAGCTGGCCGCCGCGTGTCCAGGAGCCGTGGGAATAG
- a CDS encoding TCR/Tet family MFS transporter, with amino-acid sequence MIDPKTARRGLALVFTTLLLDIIGFGMIMPVLPAYLRELTGVSISGAAIEGGWLFFVYAAMQFFFAPIMGGLSDRFGRRPILLASVLTFSIDNLICAVAWSYPMLFIGRVLAGISGASYSTTSAFIADISNDENRAKNFGLLGIAFGVGFVIGPVLGGLLGTFGPRVPFYFAAGLAFVNFLIAMFFLPETLDEKHRRRFEWKRANPVGTLLQMRQYEGIGWIGLVFFLVTLGHMMYPAVWSFVSNYRYGWSQQQIGLSLGAFGMCGAIIMGTVLPRVIPRLGEWRTAVIGLTFTAASAFGYAFATQGWMVYAVIVFGCLEALADPPLRSLAAAKVPPSAQGELQGAMTSIFSITSIITPLLYTGIFSWFTGPSAPVTFGGAPYLVGACFLVLAVIVFVTKVARPAAVRTVTTEVAEDGAQI; translated from the coding sequence ATGATCGACCCCAAAACCGCCAGGCGGGGCCTCGCGCTGGTTTTCACCACGCTGCTGCTCGACATTATCGGTTTCGGCATGATCATGCCGGTGCTGCCCGCCTATCTCAGGGAATTGACCGGGGTCAGCATCAGCGGTGCTGCGATCGAAGGGGGCTGGCTGTTCTTCGTCTATGCGGCGATGCAATTCTTCTTCGCGCCGATCATGGGCGGCCTGAGCGACCGGTTCGGGCGGCGGCCGATCCTGCTCGCCTCGGTGTTGACCTTCTCCATCGACAATCTCATCTGCGCCGTCGCCTGGTCCTATCCGATGTTGTTCATCGGCCGCGTGCTGGCCGGCATTTCCGGTGCCAGCTATTCGACGACATCGGCCTTCATCGCCGACATTTCGAATGATGAGAATCGGGCGAAGAATTTCGGCCTGCTCGGCATCGCCTTCGGTGTCGGCTTCGTCATCGGGCCGGTGCTGGGCGGATTGCTCGGCACGTTCGGACCGCGCGTGCCGTTCTATTTCGCCGCCGGGCTCGCCTTCGTGAACTTCCTGATCGCGATGTTCTTCCTGCCCGAAACGCTCGATGAAAAGCATCGCCGCCGTTTCGAGTGGAAACGCGCCAACCCGGTCGGCACGCTGTTGCAGATGCGCCAGTATGAAGGCATTGGCTGGATCGGGCTGGTGTTCTTCCTGGTGACGCTCGGCCACATGATGTACCCGGCGGTGTGGTCGTTCGTCTCCAACTACCGCTATGGCTGGAGCCAGCAGCAGATCGGCCTCTCGCTCGGCGCCTTCGGCATGTGTGGCGCGATCATCATGGGCACAGTGCTGCCACGCGTAATCCCGAGGCTCGGCGAGTGGCGGACCGCGGTCATCGGCCTGACCTTCACGGCGGCCAGCGCGTTCGGCTATGCCTTCGCCACGCAGGGATGGATGGTCTATGCGGTGATTGTCTTTGGCTGTCTCGAAGCGCTGGCCGATCCGCCGCTGAGGAGCCTCGCCGCCGCCAAGGTGCCGCCTTCGGCGCAGGGCGAATTGCAGGGGGCGATGACGTCGATCTTCTCGATCACCTCCATCATCACGCCGCTGCTCTATACCGGGATTTTTTCGTGGTTCACCGGGCCAAGCGCGCCGGTGACCTTCGGTGGCGCTCCCTATCTGGTCGGCGCGTGTTTCCTGGTGCTGGCGGTCATCGTCTTCGTCACCAAGGTTGCGCGGCCGGCCGCGGTCAGGACCGTCACCACCGAAGTCGCGGAAGATGGAGCGCAGATATGA
- the mntR gene encoding manganese-binding transcriptional regulator MntR, with product MALKNRPVPREPLPDADVHSEGFRQQRQARRSALVEDYVELIADLIEDGNEARQVDIAARLGVAQPTVAKMLTRLCTDGLVSRKPYRGVFLTDAGRKVAEESRIRHQTVEAFLRSLGVSAETARIDAEGIEHHVSAETLEAFRKAMTAPR from the coding sequence TTGGCGCTGAAGAACAGACCGGTCCCGCGCGAACCACTGCCCGACGCCGATGTCCATTCGGAAGGCTTCCGGCAGCAGCGCCAGGCGCGCCGCAGCGCGCTGGTCGAGGATTATGTCGAGCTGATCGCCGATCTGATCGAGGACGGCAACGAGGCGCGTCAGGTCGATATCGCCGCACGGCTCGGCGTCGCCCAGCCGACGGTGGCCAAGATGCTGACCAGGCTGTGCACCGACGGGCTCGTTTCCAGGAAACCCTATCGCGGTGTGTTCCTGACCGATGCCGGCCGCAAGGTGGCCGAGGAAAGCCGCATCCGGCACCAGACGGTGGAAGCTTTTCTGCGTTCGCTTGGCGTCAGTGCCGAGACGGCGCGCATCGATGCCGAGGGCATCGAACACCATGTCAGCGCCGAGACGCTGGAGGCGTTCCGCAAGGCGATGACAGCGCCGCGCTGA
- a CDS encoding Nramp family divalent metal transporter: MSEAEATASRSSWRFAGRDEDDQPSLREVNSTIAVPSSGVWFRRLFAFMGPGYMVSVGYMDPGNWATDLAGGAQFGYTLLFIIMLSNLMAILLQALAARLGIATGRDLAQACRAYYPRPVNFVLWIACELAIIACDLAEVIGTAIALQLLFGIPLIGGAMLTALDAFLVLLLMNKGFRYLEAFVVALLIIIFSCFAIQIFVAAPPAGTILHAMFVPSSEIVTNPAMLYIAIGIIGATVMPHNLYLHSSIVQTRAYERTEKGKRDAIKWATTDSTIALMLALFVNAAILIVSAVAFHNTGHQDVAEIGQAFELLSPLLGLSIASILFAVALLASGLNSTVTATLAGQIIMEGFLRLRIPNWARRLLTRGLAIIPVVVVTALYGEKGTGQLLVFSQVILSMQLPFAVVPLVQFVSDRKKMGNLAIPRGVAALAWVVAAIILVLNFKLLYDTMFGVG, encoded by the coding sequence ATGTCAGAAGCAGAAGCCACAGCCTCCAGGTCCTCATGGCGGTTCGCCGGACGGGATGAGGACGATCAGCCCAGCCTGCGCGAAGTCAATTCCACCATCGCCGTGCCGAGTTCGGGCGTCTGGTTCCGCCGGCTGTTCGCCTTCATGGGACCAGGCTACATGGTCTCGGTCGGCTATATGGACCCGGGCAACTGGGCGACCGACCTCGCCGGCGGCGCGCAGTTCGGCTACACGCTGCTCTTCATCATCATGCTGTCGAACCTGATGGCGATCCTGCTGCAGGCGCTGGCCGCCAGGCTCGGTATCGCCACCGGCCGCGATCTCGCCCAGGCCTGCCGCGCCTACTATCCCCGTCCCGTCAACTTCGTGCTGTGGATCGCCTGCGAACTCGCCATCATCGCCTGCGATCTCGCCGAAGTCATCGGCACCGCGATAGCTTTGCAGCTGCTGTTCGGCATTCCGCTGATCGGCGGCGCGATGCTGACCGCGCTCGACGCCTTCCTCGTGCTGCTCTTGATGAACAAGGGGTTCCGCTATCTCGAAGCCTTCGTCGTCGCGCTTTTGATCATCATCTTCAGCTGCTTTGCCATCCAGATCTTCGTCGCCGCCCCCCCGGCCGGCACGATCCTGCATGCGATGTTCGTGCCGTCGTCCGAAATCGTAACCAACCCGGCAATGCTATACATCGCCATCGGCATCATCGGCGCCACGGTCATGCCGCACAATCTCTATCTGCACTCCTCGATCGTGCAGACCCGTGCCTATGAACGCACCGAAAAGGGCAAGCGCGATGCCATCAAATGGGCAACGACGGACTCCACCATCGCCCTGATGCTGGCGCTGTTCGTCAATGCCGCGATCCTGATCGTCTCGGCGGTTGCCTTCCACAACACCGGCCACCAGGACGTGGCCGAGATCGGCCAGGCCTTCGAACTGCTGTCGCCGCTGCTCGGCCTCAGCATCGCCTCGATCCTGTTCGCAGTGGCGCTGCTGGCGTCGGGCCTGAACTCGACGGTGACGGCAACGCTTGCCGGCCAGATCATCATGGAAGGCTTCCTGCGCCTGCGCATCCCCAACTGGGCGCGGCGGCTTCTGACGCGCGGCCTCGCCATCATCCCGGTGGTGGTCGTCACCGCGCTCTATGGCGAAAAAGGCACCGGCCAATTGCTGGTGTTCAGCCAGGTGATCCTGTCGATGCAGCTGCCCTTCGCGGTGGTGCCGCTGGTGCAGTTCGTCTCCGACAGGAAGAAGATGGGCAACCTCGCCATTCCACGCGGCGTGGCCGCACTTGCCTGGGTGGTCGCCGCGATCATTCTGGTGCTCAACTTCAAGCTGCTCTACGACACCATGTTCGGGGTTGGCTGA